The following are encoded together in the Lathyrus oleraceus cultivar Zhongwan6 chromosome 3, CAAS_Psat_ZW6_1.0, whole genome shotgun sequence genome:
- the LOC127128903 gene encoding NDR1/HIN1-like protein 10 has translation MAFNFCDFLNEFPENVICGPYVEQMKVVLSIIFWLSSSSCVIFLLVITFAPSNVKFHVTQASLTKFNLTTNTLDYKLEANITSRNPNKIVEINYMRVTAIAWYKDNEFARVNLPSFHQGHKNTTFLHVGFEGKGVIILKPQQLFEYNEERRVGIYNDLAIDLDFSMTYKFGIHKSWPFEPPIVKCRRLSLSLISNGNSSAAAPSFQVRRCRTGPFFVNR, from the coding sequence ATGGCTTTCAATTTCTGTGATTTTCTCAATGAATTCCCAGAGAACGTCATTTGTGGGCCCTATGTGGAGCAAATGAAGGTCGTACTCAGCATAATTTTTTGGCTTTCATCGTCTTCCTGCGTCATCTTCTTGCTAGTCATCACTTTTGCCCCCTCTAACGTCAAGTTCCACGTAACTCAGGCTTCTCTCACAAAGTTCAACCTCACAACCAACACTTTGGATTACAAACTAGAAGCCAACATCACATCAAGAAATCCCAACAAGATCGTTGAAATAAACTACATGAGGGTCACCGCAATTGCATGGTACAAAGATAATGAGTTTGCTAGGGTGAATCTGCCATCTTTTCATCAAGGCCACAAGAATACCACTTTTCTGCATGTAGGGTTTGAAGGGAAGGGTGTGATCATACTCAAGCCTCAACAACTTTTCGAGTATAATGAAGAGAGGCGTGTAGGGATCTATAATGACTTGGCTATCGATTTGGATTTTTCAATGACGTATAAGTTTGGAATTCACAAGAGTTGGCCCTTCGAACCACCAATTGTGAAATGTCGTCGATTGAGTCTTTCTTTGATTTCTAATGGTAACTCATCAGCAGCAGCACCTTCTTTTCAGGTTAGAAGATGCAGAACTGGTCCTTTCTTTGTTAATCGATAA